The sequence below is a genomic window from Armatimonadota bacterium.
AAATGATCTTCGTGCCTTCGCCCGGCGTGCTTTCGATGTCGATGATTCCGCCCATCGCCTGGATGTTCGCTCGTACGATATCCATGCCCACGCCACGGCCGGAAACGTCCGTGACTTCCTTCGCCGTGCTGAATCCACTGCTGAAGATGAGGAGTTGAGCGTCGCGATCGGTTAGTCGCGCCGCCGCTTCCTTCGTCATCAGCCCCTTCTCTACCGCCTTGGCGCGAAGCTTGTCGGGATCGATGCCTCGTCCGTCGTCGCTGAGTTCGACCCAAATCGCGTTGTCTTTGTGCTTGGCCGTCAAAAGAATCGAACCACCTTCCGGCTTGCCCTTCTTCTTTCGTTCGGCCGCGTCTTCCAAGCCGTGGTCCAGCGAGTTGCGGACCATATGGATCAACGGGTCGCTGATCCCTTCGATGACGGATCGATCGACTTCCGTCTCGCCGCCCTCGATCGTGATCGAAACCTGCTTGTTCAACTTTCGCGAGAGGTCGCGCACCATGCGCGGGAATCGCTGGAACACGGTATCGATCGGGAGCATTCGTGCTCGCATGATCTGCTCCTGCAGTTCCCCGGTTACGCGGGCGATGTGCCCAACTGTCTCCGCCAAAGCGTCCGTATTCTCCGAGTCGTTCACCTTGGCCGCGATGTTCGCGCCGATCTGGCTGAGGCGCGTTCGGTCGATGACCAATTCGCCAACCAGGTTCATCAAGGCGTCAAGGAGAGACACGTCCACGCGGATCGTCTGGCTCGCTTCTCGCTTCGGCTTGTCCGATTTAGCCCCGTCGCCTTCGGCTGCCGCTGCGACTTGCGTCGTCGCCGCATGGTCGTCGGCCTTGTCTTCCGAAACCGTGTACTTCTCAAACGTCACACTCGCGATTTCGCCGATCCCGTTCACGGTCTGAGTGGCTTCCTCGATCGAGGACTCCAGCGAGATCAGGAACTTCACATCGAAGTCAAACTCTTCGGCCTCCAGCTTGTCCTGAACCGGGTTCGAGGCCAGAACTTCACCCAGCGAGCCCAGAGCCGTCATCACCATGAAGACGCGAACGTACTTCATCACGCACGAAGGATCGAGCGTAAGGTGAACCGTGTAGATGTTTTCGTGGTTCGGCAGTTCGGTCAAAGCTTCGTTGACCGATTCGGGCCACGCAAAGCCGCTCTTCGCCGTCGGAGCCGCTTGGCTCGCCCCTGCAGCCGACTTTCCTCCGGAAAGCATCTTTAGGCTAGCCAAAAGCTCGACCTCCGCTACATAGTCCTCGCCGCTCGAAGCCAAGTGCTCCTTGCCCGTGATCATCGC
It includes:
- a CDS encoding chemotaxis protein CheA yields the protein MSNGINMSDYLDLFLQETEEQLSILESEIGKLEAEPTTERINSIFRAAHTIKGSSKAMGFSSYAELVHEFENILYLVRDGALTVDHEVGETLIQTVDAMITGKEHLASSGEDYVAEVELLASLKMLSGGKSAAGASQAAPTAKSGFAWPESVNEALTELPNHENIYTVHLTLDPSCVMKYVRVFMVMTALGSLGEVLASNPVQDKLEAEEFDFDVKFLISLESSIEEATQTVNGIGEIASVTFEKYTVSEDKADDHAATTQVAAAAEGDGAKSDKPKREASQTIRVDVSLLDALMNLVGELVIDRTRLSQIGANIAAKVNDSENTDALAETVGHIARVTGELQEQIMRARMLPIDTVFQRFPRMVRDLSRKLNKQVSITIEGGETEVDRSVIEGISDPLIHMVRNSLDHGLEDAAERKKKGKPEGGSILLTAKHKDNAIWVELSDDGRGIDPDKLRAKAVEKGLMTKEAAARLTDRDAQLLIFSSGFSTAKEVTDVSGRGVGMDIVRANIQAMGGIIDIESTPGEGTKIILKLPLTVAIMGGLLSRVGAVDYVMPIGSVLETIATASMEVQKVGKRPVLLLRGQTVPLLKLRELFKVKQSFAGEHTDDYVVVVGSADQKVGLVVDRLLGEQEVVIKSISKYCGELKGLSGATILGNGRVALIVDVNSVLEFTRGLENGH